The Macaca thibetana thibetana isolate TM-01 chromosome 19, ASM2454274v1, whole genome shotgun sequence genome has a segment encoding these proteins:
- the MED25 gene encoding mediator of RNA polymerase II transcription subunit 25 isoform X3 yields the protein MVPGSEGPARAGGLVADVVFVIEGTANLGPYFEGLRKHYLLPAIEYFNGGPPAETDFGGDYGGTQYSLVVFNTVDCAPESYVQCHAPTSSAYEFVTWLDGIKFMGGGGESCSLIAEGLSTALQLFDDFKKMREQIGQTHRVCLLICNSPPYLLPAVESTTYSGCTTENLVQQIGERGIHFSIVSPRKLPALRLLFEKAAPPALLEPLQPPTDVSQDPRHMVLVRGLVLPVGGGSAPGPLQPKQPVPLPPAAPSGATLSAAPQQPLPPVPPQYQVPGNLSAAQVAAQNAVEAAKNQKAGLGPRFSPITPLQQAAPGVGPPFSQAPAPQLPPGPPGAPKPPPASQPSLVSTVAPGSSLAPTAQPGAPSMAGTVAPGGVSGPSPAQLGAPALGGQQSVSNKLLAWSGVLEWQEKPKPASVDANTKLTRSLPCQVYVNHGENLKTEQWPQKLIMQLIPQQLLTTLGPLFRNSRMVQFHFTNKDLESLKGLYRIMGNGFAGCVHFPHTAPCEVRVLMLLYSSKKKIFMGLIPYDQSGFVNGIRQVITNHKQVQQQKLEQQQRGMGGQQAPPGLGPILEDQARPSQNLLQLRPPQSQPQGTVGASGATGQPQPQGTAQPPPGAPQGPPGTASGPPPPGPILRPQNPGANPQLRSLLLNPPPPQTGVPPPQASLHHLQPPGAPALLPPPHQGLGQPQLGPPLLHPPPAQSWPAQLPPRAPLPGQMLLSGGPRGPVPQPGLQPSVMEDDILMDLI from the exons ATGGTCCCCGGGTCCGAGGGCCCGGCCCGCGCCGGGGGCCTGGTGGCCGACGTGGTGTTTGTGATTGAGGGTACGGCCAACCTGGGACCCTACTTCGAGGGACTCCGCAAGCACTACCTGCTGCCGGCCATCGA GTATTTTAATGGTGGTCCTCCTGCTGAGACGGACTTCGGGGGAGAC TATGGAGGGACCCAGTACAGCCTCGTGGTGTTCAACACAGTGGACTGCGCTCCCGAGTCCTATGTACAATGTCACGCTCCCACCAGCAGCGCCTATGAGTTTGTCACCTGGCTCGATGGCATTAA GTTCATGGGTGGGGGTGGCGAGAGCTGCAGCCTCATCGCGGAAGGACTCAGCACAGCCTTGCAGCTGTTTGATGACTTCAAGAAGATGCGTGAGCAGAT TGGCCAGACGCACCGGGTCTGCCTCCTCATCTGCAACTCGCCTCCATACTTGTTGCCTGCTGTTGAGAGCACCACGTACTCTGGATGCACAACTGAGAATCTCGTGCAGCAGATTGGGGAG CGGGGGATCCACTTCTCCATCGTGTCTCCCCGGAAGCTGCCTGCACTTCGGCTTCTGTTTGAGAAGGCAGCCCCCCCGGCCTTGCTAGAGCCGCTGCAGCCTCCGACAGATGTGAGCCAGGACCCAAGGCACATGGTGCTGGTTCGGGGGCTCGTGCTGCCCG TTGGGGGTGGCTCTGCCCCAGGCCCCCTCCAGCCAAAGCAGCCAGTCCCCCTGCCTCCTGCCGCACCCTCCGGTGCCACTCTCTCAGCAGCTCcccagcagcctctgccccccGTCCCCCCGCAGTACCAG GTTCCTGGGAACCTGAGTGCAGCTCAGGTGGCCGCCCAGAATGCAGTGGAGGCCGCCAAGAACCAGAAGGCTGGGCTGGGCCCTCGCT TCTCGCCCATCACCCCTCTCCAGCAAGCTGCTCCCGGAGTGGGTCCCCCCTTCAGCCAGGCCCCAGCTCCCCAACTACCCCCAGGACCCCCTGGTGCCCCCAAGCCACCACCTGCTTCCCAGCCCAGTCTGGTCTCCACCGTGGCCCCTGGCTCCAGTCTGGCTCCCACAGCGCAGCCCGGGGCACCGTCCATG GCAGGCACTGTGGCCCCAGGAGGGGTGAGTGGCCCTTCCCCAGCCCAGCTAGGAGCCCCAGCCCTCGGTGGGCAGCAGTCAGTCTCCAATAAGCTTCTGGCATGGAGCGGGGTCCTCGAGTGGCAGGAG AAACCCAAACCTGCCTCAGTGGATGCCAACACCAAGCTGACACGGTCACTGCCCTGCCAGGTCTATGTGAATCATGGCGAGAACCT GAAGACTGAGCAGTGGCCCCAGAAGCTGATCATGCAGCTCATCCCCCAGCAGCTGCTG ACCACCCTGGGCCCTTTGTTCCGGAACTCAAGGATGGTCCAGTTCCATTTCACCAACAAGGACCTGGAGTCTCTCAAAGGCCTCTACCGCATCATGGGCAATGGCTTC GCGGGCTGCGTGCACTTCCCCCACACGGCGCCCTGTGAGGTGCGTGTGCTCATGCTCCTGTACTCGTCCAAGAAGAAGATTTTCATGGGCCTCATCCCTTATGACCAGAGCGGCTTCGTCAACGGCATCCGGCAGGTCATCACCAACCACAAGCAGGTCCAGCAGCAGAAGCTGGAGCAGCAGCAGCGAGGA ATGGGGGGACAGCAGGCACCCCCAGGGCTGGGGCCCATTCTGGAGGACCAAGCGAGGCCCTCACAGAATTTG CTCCAGCTCCGCCCACCGCAGTCCCAGCCTCAGGGTACTGTAGGGGCCTCTGGGGCCACGGGGCAGCCCCAGCCCCAAGGTACTGCCCAGCCCCCCCCAGGTGCCCCCCAAGGCCCTCCTGGAACAGCTTCTGGCCCACCCCCTCCTGGACCCATCCTTCGGCCTCAGAACCCTGGGGCCAACCCCCAGCTGCGAAGCCTCCTCCTCAACCCGCCACCG CCGCAGACCGGggtgcccccaccccaggcctccctCCACCACCTCCAGCCACCAGGGGCTCCTGCGCTGCTGCCCCCGCCACACCAGGGCCTGGGGCAGCCCCAGTTGGGGCCCCCACTCCTGCATCCACCACCTGCCCAGTCCTGGCCCGCACAACTTCCCCCGCGGGCTCCACTGCCAG GTCAGATGCTGCTGAGCGGGGGTCCCCGAGGCCCGGTCCCCCAGCCGGGCCTGCAGCCCAGCGTCATGGAGGACGACATCCTCATGGATCTCATCTGA
- the MED25 gene encoding mediator of RNA polymerase II transcription subunit 25 isoform X2, which translates to MVPGSEGPARAGGLVADVVFVIEGTANLGPYFEGLRKHYLLPAIEYFNGGPPAETDFGGDYGGTQYSLVVFNTVDCAPESYVQCHAPTSSAYEFVTWLDGIKFMGGGGESCSLIAEGLSTALQLFDDFKKMREQIGQTHRVCLLICNSPPYLLPAVESTTYSGCTTENLVQQIGERGIHFSIVSPRKLPALRLLFEKAAPPALLEPLQPPTDVSQDPRHMVLVRGLVLPVGGGSAPGPLQPKQPVPLPPAAPSGATLSAAPQQPLPPVPPQYQVPGNLSAAQVAAQNAVEAAKNQKAGLGPRFSPITPLQQAAPGVGPPFSQAPAPQLPPGPPGAPKPPPASQPSLVSTVAPGSSLAPTAQPGAPSMAGTVAPGGVSGPSPAQLGAPALGGQQSVSNKLLAWSGVLEWQEKPKPASVDANTKLTRSLPCQVYVNHGENLKTEQWPQKLIMQLIPQQLLTTLGPLFRNSRMVQFHFTNKDLESLKGLYRIMGNGFAGCVHFPHTAPCEVRVLMLLYSSKKKIFMGLIPYDQSGFVNGIRQVITNHKQVQQQKLEQQQRGMGGQQAPPGLGPILEDQARPSQNLLQLRPPQSQPQGTVGASGATGQPQPQGTAQPPPGAPQGPPGTASGPPPPGPILRPQNPGANPQLRSLLLNPPPPQTGVPPPQASLHHLQPPGAPALLPPPHQGLGQPQLGPPLLHPPPAQSWPAQLPPRAPLPEYNLKRHYESKHSKSYDQYTEQTRDAILSELKKGLKCQ; encoded by the exons ATGGTCCCCGGGTCCGAGGGCCCGGCCCGCGCCGGGGGCCTGGTGGCCGACGTGGTGTTTGTGATTGAGGGTACGGCCAACCTGGGACCCTACTTCGAGGGACTCCGCAAGCACTACCTGCTGCCGGCCATCGA GTATTTTAATGGTGGTCCTCCTGCTGAGACGGACTTCGGGGGAGAC TATGGAGGGACCCAGTACAGCCTCGTGGTGTTCAACACAGTGGACTGCGCTCCCGAGTCCTATGTACAATGTCACGCTCCCACCAGCAGCGCCTATGAGTTTGTCACCTGGCTCGATGGCATTAA GTTCATGGGTGGGGGTGGCGAGAGCTGCAGCCTCATCGCGGAAGGACTCAGCACAGCCTTGCAGCTGTTTGATGACTTCAAGAAGATGCGTGAGCAGAT TGGCCAGACGCACCGGGTCTGCCTCCTCATCTGCAACTCGCCTCCATACTTGTTGCCTGCTGTTGAGAGCACCACGTACTCTGGATGCACAACTGAGAATCTCGTGCAGCAGATTGGGGAG CGGGGGATCCACTTCTCCATCGTGTCTCCCCGGAAGCTGCCTGCACTTCGGCTTCTGTTTGAGAAGGCAGCCCCCCCGGCCTTGCTAGAGCCGCTGCAGCCTCCGACAGATGTGAGCCAGGACCCAAGGCACATGGTGCTGGTTCGGGGGCTCGTGCTGCCCG TTGGGGGTGGCTCTGCCCCAGGCCCCCTCCAGCCAAAGCAGCCAGTCCCCCTGCCTCCTGCCGCACCCTCCGGTGCCACTCTCTCAGCAGCTCcccagcagcctctgccccccGTCCCCCCGCAGTACCAG GTTCCTGGGAACCTGAGTGCAGCTCAGGTGGCCGCCCAGAATGCAGTGGAGGCCGCCAAGAACCAGAAGGCTGGGCTGGGCCCTCGCT TCTCGCCCATCACCCCTCTCCAGCAAGCTGCTCCCGGAGTGGGTCCCCCCTTCAGCCAGGCCCCAGCTCCCCAACTACCCCCAGGACCCCCTGGTGCCCCCAAGCCACCACCTGCTTCCCAGCCCAGTCTGGTCTCCACCGTGGCCCCTGGCTCCAGTCTGGCTCCCACAGCGCAGCCCGGGGCACCGTCCATG GCAGGCACTGTGGCCCCAGGAGGGGTGAGTGGCCCTTCCCCAGCCCAGCTAGGAGCCCCAGCCCTCGGTGGGCAGCAGTCAGTCTCCAATAAGCTTCTGGCATGGAGCGGGGTCCTCGAGTGGCAGGAG AAACCCAAACCTGCCTCAGTGGATGCCAACACCAAGCTGACACGGTCACTGCCCTGCCAGGTCTATGTGAATCATGGCGAGAACCT GAAGACTGAGCAGTGGCCCCAGAAGCTGATCATGCAGCTCATCCCCCAGCAGCTGCTG ACCACCCTGGGCCCTTTGTTCCGGAACTCAAGGATGGTCCAGTTCCATTTCACCAACAAGGACCTGGAGTCTCTCAAAGGCCTCTACCGCATCATGGGCAATGGCTTC GCGGGCTGCGTGCACTTCCCCCACACGGCGCCCTGTGAGGTGCGTGTGCTCATGCTCCTGTACTCGTCCAAGAAGAAGATTTTCATGGGCCTCATCCCTTATGACCAGAGCGGCTTCGTCAACGGCATCCGGCAGGTCATCACCAACCACAAGCAGGTCCAGCAGCAGAAGCTGGAGCAGCAGCAGCGAGGA ATGGGGGGACAGCAGGCACCCCCAGGGCTGGGGCCCATTCTGGAGGACCAAGCGAGGCCCTCACAGAATTTG CTCCAGCTCCGCCCACCGCAGTCCCAGCCTCAGGGTACTGTAGGGGCCTCTGGGGCCACGGGGCAGCCCCAGCCCCAAGGTACTGCCCAGCCCCCCCCAGGTGCCCCCCAAGGCCCTCCTGGAACAGCTTCTGGCCCACCCCCTCCTGGACCCATCCTTCGGCCTCAGAACCCTGGGGCCAACCCCCAGCTGCGAAGCCTCCTCCTCAACCCGCCACCG CCGCAGACCGGggtgcccccaccccaggcctccctCCACCACCTCCAGCCACCAGGGGCTCCTGCGCTGCTGCCCCCGCCACACCAGGGCCTGGGGCAGCCCCAGTTGGGGCCCCCACTCCTGCATCCACCACCTGCCCAGTCCTGGCCCGCACAACTTCCCCCGCGGGCTCCACTGCCAG AATACAACCTGAAACGCCACTACGAATCAAAGCATAGCAAGAGCTACGACCAGTACACAGAGCAGACTCGAGACGCCATCCTCAGCGAACTGAAAAAGGGACTCAAATGTCAGTAG
- the MED25 gene encoding mediator of RNA polymerase II transcription subunit 25 isoform X4 → MVPGSEGPARAGGLVADVVFVIEGTANLGPYFEGLRKHYLLPAIEYFNGGPPAETDFGGDYGGTQYSLVVFNTVDCAPESYVQCHAPTSSAYEFVTWLDGIKFMGGGGESCSLIAEGLSTALQLFDDFKKMREQIGQTHRVCLLICNSPPYLLPAVESTTYSGCTTENLVQQIGERGIHFSIVSPRKLPALRLLFEKAAPPALLEPLQPPTDVSQDPRHMVLVRGLVLPVGGGSAPGPLQPKQPVPLPPAAPSGATLSAAPQQPLPPVPPQYQVPGNLSAAQVAAQNAVEAAKNQKAGLGPRFSPITPLQQAAPGVGPPFSQAPAPQLPPGPPGAPKPPPASQPSLVSTVAPGSSLAPTAQPGAPSMAGTVAPGGVSGPSPAQLGAPALGGQQSVSNKLLAWSGVLEWQEKPKPASVDANTKLTRSLPCQVYVNHGENLKTEQWPQKLIMQLIPQQLLTTLGPLFRNSRMVQFHFTNKDLESLKGLYRIMGNGFAGCVHFPHTAPCEVRVLMLLYSSKKKIFMGLIPYDQSGFVNGIRQVITNHKQVQQQKLEQQQRGLQLRPPQSQPQGTVGASGATGQPQPQGTAQPPPGAPQGPPGTASGPPPPGPILRPQNPGANPQLRSLLLNPPPPQTGVPPPQASLHHLQPPGAPALLPPPHQGLGQPQLGPPLLHPPPAQSWPAQLPPRAPLPGQMLLSGGPRGPVPQPGLQPSVMEDDILMDLI, encoded by the exons ATGGTCCCCGGGTCCGAGGGCCCGGCCCGCGCCGGGGGCCTGGTGGCCGACGTGGTGTTTGTGATTGAGGGTACGGCCAACCTGGGACCCTACTTCGAGGGACTCCGCAAGCACTACCTGCTGCCGGCCATCGA GTATTTTAATGGTGGTCCTCCTGCTGAGACGGACTTCGGGGGAGAC TATGGAGGGACCCAGTACAGCCTCGTGGTGTTCAACACAGTGGACTGCGCTCCCGAGTCCTATGTACAATGTCACGCTCCCACCAGCAGCGCCTATGAGTTTGTCACCTGGCTCGATGGCATTAA GTTCATGGGTGGGGGTGGCGAGAGCTGCAGCCTCATCGCGGAAGGACTCAGCACAGCCTTGCAGCTGTTTGATGACTTCAAGAAGATGCGTGAGCAGAT TGGCCAGACGCACCGGGTCTGCCTCCTCATCTGCAACTCGCCTCCATACTTGTTGCCTGCTGTTGAGAGCACCACGTACTCTGGATGCACAACTGAGAATCTCGTGCAGCAGATTGGGGAG CGGGGGATCCACTTCTCCATCGTGTCTCCCCGGAAGCTGCCTGCACTTCGGCTTCTGTTTGAGAAGGCAGCCCCCCCGGCCTTGCTAGAGCCGCTGCAGCCTCCGACAGATGTGAGCCAGGACCCAAGGCACATGGTGCTGGTTCGGGGGCTCGTGCTGCCCG TTGGGGGTGGCTCTGCCCCAGGCCCCCTCCAGCCAAAGCAGCCAGTCCCCCTGCCTCCTGCCGCACCCTCCGGTGCCACTCTCTCAGCAGCTCcccagcagcctctgccccccGTCCCCCCGCAGTACCAG GTTCCTGGGAACCTGAGTGCAGCTCAGGTGGCCGCCCAGAATGCAGTGGAGGCCGCCAAGAACCAGAAGGCTGGGCTGGGCCCTCGCT TCTCGCCCATCACCCCTCTCCAGCAAGCTGCTCCCGGAGTGGGTCCCCCCTTCAGCCAGGCCCCAGCTCCCCAACTACCCCCAGGACCCCCTGGTGCCCCCAAGCCACCACCTGCTTCCCAGCCCAGTCTGGTCTCCACCGTGGCCCCTGGCTCCAGTCTGGCTCCCACAGCGCAGCCCGGGGCACCGTCCATG GCAGGCACTGTGGCCCCAGGAGGGGTGAGTGGCCCTTCCCCAGCCCAGCTAGGAGCCCCAGCCCTCGGTGGGCAGCAGTCAGTCTCCAATAAGCTTCTGGCATGGAGCGGGGTCCTCGAGTGGCAGGAG AAACCCAAACCTGCCTCAGTGGATGCCAACACCAAGCTGACACGGTCACTGCCCTGCCAGGTCTATGTGAATCATGGCGAGAACCT GAAGACTGAGCAGTGGCCCCAGAAGCTGATCATGCAGCTCATCCCCCAGCAGCTGCTG ACCACCCTGGGCCCTTTGTTCCGGAACTCAAGGATGGTCCAGTTCCATTTCACCAACAAGGACCTGGAGTCTCTCAAAGGCCTCTACCGCATCATGGGCAATGGCTTC GCGGGCTGCGTGCACTTCCCCCACACGGCGCCCTGTGAGGTGCGTGTGCTCATGCTCCTGTACTCGTCCAAGAAGAAGATTTTCATGGGCCTCATCCCTTATGACCAGAGCGGCTTCGTCAACGGCATCCGGCAGGTCATCACCAACCACAAGCAGGTCCAGCAGCAGAAGCTGGAGCAGCAGCAGCGAGGA CTCCAGCTCCGCCCACCGCAGTCCCAGCCTCAGGGTACTGTAGGGGCCTCTGGGGCCACGGGGCAGCCCCAGCCCCAAGGTACTGCCCAGCCCCCCCCAGGTGCCCCCCAAGGCCCTCCTGGAACAGCTTCTGGCCCACCCCCTCCTGGACCCATCCTTCGGCCTCAGAACCCTGGGGCCAACCCCCAGCTGCGAAGCCTCCTCCTCAACCCGCCACCG CCGCAGACCGGggtgcccccaccccaggcctccctCCACCACCTCCAGCCACCAGGGGCTCCTGCGCTGCTGCCCCCGCCACACCAGGGCCTGGGGCAGCCCCAGTTGGGGCCCCCACTCCTGCATCCACCACCTGCCCAGTCCTGGCCCGCACAACTTCCCCCGCGGGCTCCACTGCCAG GTCAGATGCTGCTGAGCGGGGGTCCCCGAGGCCCGGTCCCCCAGCCGGGCCTGCAGCCCAGCGTCATGGAGGACGACATCCTCATGGATCTCATCTGA
- the MED25 gene encoding mediator of RNA polymerase II transcription subunit 25 isoform X1, with the protein MVPGSEGPARAGGLVADVVFVIEGTANLGPYFEGLRKHYLLPAIEYFNGGPPAETDFGGDYGGTQYSLVVFNTVDCAPESYVQCHAPTSSAYEFVTWLDGIKFMGGGGESCSLIAEGLSTALQLFDDFKKMREQIGQTHRVCLLICNSPPYLLPAVESTTYSGCTTENLVQQIGERGIHFSIVSPRKLPALRLLFEKAAPPALLEPLQPPTDVSQDPRHMVLVRGLVLPVGGGSAPGPLQPKQPVPLPPAAPSGATLSAAPQQPLPPVPPQYQVPGNLSAAQVAAQNAVEAAKNQKAGLGPRFSPITPLQQAAPGVGPPFSQAPAPQLPPGPPGAPKPPPASQPSLVSTVAPGSSLAPTAQPGAPSMAGTVAPGGVSGPSPAQLGAPALGGQQSVSNKLLAWSGVLEWQEKPKPASVDANTKLTRSLPCQVYVNHGENLKTEQWPQKLIMQLIPQQLLTTLGPLFRNSRMVQFHFTNKDLESLKGLYRIMGNGFAGCVHFPHTAPCEVRVLMLLYSSKKKIFMGLIPYDQSGFVNGIRQVITNHKQVQQQKLEQQQRGLQLRPPQSQPQGTVGASGATGQPQPQGTAQPPPGAPQGPPGTASGPPPPGPILRPQNPGANPQLRSLLLNPPPPQTGVPPPQASLHHLQPPGAPALLPPPHQGLGQPQLGPPLLHPPPAQSWPAQLPPRAPLPAAKRKREGEGRVFREKWERAYFFVEVKSMPMCLICKQIVSVLKEYNLKRHYESKHSKSYDQYTEQTRDAILSELKKGLKCQ; encoded by the exons ATGGTCCCCGGGTCCGAGGGCCCGGCCCGCGCCGGGGGCCTGGTGGCCGACGTGGTGTTTGTGATTGAGGGTACGGCCAACCTGGGACCCTACTTCGAGGGACTCCGCAAGCACTACCTGCTGCCGGCCATCGA GTATTTTAATGGTGGTCCTCCTGCTGAGACGGACTTCGGGGGAGAC TATGGAGGGACCCAGTACAGCCTCGTGGTGTTCAACACAGTGGACTGCGCTCCCGAGTCCTATGTACAATGTCACGCTCCCACCAGCAGCGCCTATGAGTTTGTCACCTGGCTCGATGGCATTAA GTTCATGGGTGGGGGTGGCGAGAGCTGCAGCCTCATCGCGGAAGGACTCAGCACAGCCTTGCAGCTGTTTGATGACTTCAAGAAGATGCGTGAGCAGAT TGGCCAGACGCACCGGGTCTGCCTCCTCATCTGCAACTCGCCTCCATACTTGTTGCCTGCTGTTGAGAGCACCACGTACTCTGGATGCACAACTGAGAATCTCGTGCAGCAGATTGGGGAG CGGGGGATCCACTTCTCCATCGTGTCTCCCCGGAAGCTGCCTGCACTTCGGCTTCTGTTTGAGAAGGCAGCCCCCCCGGCCTTGCTAGAGCCGCTGCAGCCTCCGACAGATGTGAGCCAGGACCCAAGGCACATGGTGCTGGTTCGGGGGCTCGTGCTGCCCG TTGGGGGTGGCTCTGCCCCAGGCCCCCTCCAGCCAAAGCAGCCAGTCCCCCTGCCTCCTGCCGCACCCTCCGGTGCCACTCTCTCAGCAGCTCcccagcagcctctgccccccGTCCCCCCGCAGTACCAG GTTCCTGGGAACCTGAGTGCAGCTCAGGTGGCCGCCCAGAATGCAGTGGAGGCCGCCAAGAACCAGAAGGCTGGGCTGGGCCCTCGCT TCTCGCCCATCACCCCTCTCCAGCAAGCTGCTCCCGGAGTGGGTCCCCCCTTCAGCCAGGCCCCAGCTCCCCAACTACCCCCAGGACCCCCTGGTGCCCCCAAGCCACCACCTGCTTCCCAGCCCAGTCTGGTCTCCACCGTGGCCCCTGGCTCCAGTCTGGCTCCCACAGCGCAGCCCGGGGCACCGTCCATG GCAGGCACTGTGGCCCCAGGAGGGGTGAGTGGCCCTTCCCCAGCCCAGCTAGGAGCCCCAGCCCTCGGTGGGCAGCAGTCAGTCTCCAATAAGCTTCTGGCATGGAGCGGGGTCCTCGAGTGGCAGGAG AAACCCAAACCTGCCTCAGTGGATGCCAACACCAAGCTGACACGGTCACTGCCCTGCCAGGTCTATGTGAATCATGGCGAGAACCT GAAGACTGAGCAGTGGCCCCAGAAGCTGATCATGCAGCTCATCCCCCAGCAGCTGCTG ACCACCCTGGGCCCTTTGTTCCGGAACTCAAGGATGGTCCAGTTCCATTTCACCAACAAGGACCTGGAGTCTCTCAAAGGCCTCTACCGCATCATGGGCAATGGCTTC GCGGGCTGCGTGCACTTCCCCCACACGGCGCCCTGTGAGGTGCGTGTGCTCATGCTCCTGTACTCGTCCAAGAAGAAGATTTTCATGGGCCTCATCCCTTATGACCAGAGCGGCTTCGTCAACGGCATCCGGCAGGTCATCACCAACCACAAGCAGGTCCAGCAGCAGAAGCTGGAGCAGCAGCAGCGAGGA CTCCAGCTCCGCCCACCGCAGTCCCAGCCTCAGGGTACTGTAGGGGCCTCTGGGGCCACGGGGCAGCCCCAGCCCCAAGGTACTGCCCAGCCCCCCCCAGGTGCCCCCCAAGGCCCTCCTGGAACAGCTTCTGGCCCACCCCCTCCTGGACCCATCCTTCGGCCTCAGAACCCTGGGGCCAACCCCCAGCTGCGAAGCCTCCTCCTCAACCCGCCACCG CCGCAGACCGGggtgcccccaccccaggcctccctCCACCACCTCCAGCCACCAGGGGCTCCTGCGCTGCTGCCCCCGCCACACCAGGGCCTGGGGCAGCCCCAGTTGGGGCCCCCACTCCTGCATCCACCACCTGCCCAGTCCTGGCCCGCACAACTTCCCCCGCGGGCTCCACTGCCAG CGGCAAAacgaaagagagaaggagagggccGCGTGTTTCGAGAAAAGTGGGAGCGAGCCTATTTCTTTGTGGAAGTGAAGAGCATGCCTATGTGTTTAATATGCAAACAAATCGTGTCTGTGTTGAAAGAATACAACCTGAAACGCCACTACGAATCAAAGCATAGCAAGAGCTACGACCAGTACACAGAGCAGACTCGAGACGCCATCCTCAGCGAACTGAAAAAGGGACTCAAATGTCAGTAG
- the LOC126941674 gene encoding uncharacterized protein LOC126941674, which produces MAGAGRAGGELPAGARLRGRRAEPHQARWTRRRSGVAAAEPLRRVGEPGAYQARPRGRGRSVPRRRGGAGPWRERSVGSAVGRAAPARGRAWEDARATTSGGVAGAGFPTKRGGRRTKATPSWPLAGVGTAGDLIRSPGPAEPGDRAKRHKGRDEDRIMGLGTREPTKREPTESTDCTRAEGRAEGLQAVTWRGGQGTPTPSGPRAAWRGGSGPRRLRPLVPAPRFRPPSLATPSHSPRSPAFRGFAHSLCSNEMTA; this is translated from the exons ATGGCGGGCGCGGGCCGAGCGGGCGGGGAGCTGCC CGCGGGCGCGCGGCTTCGGGGGAGACGGGCTGAGCCGCACCAAGCTCGGTGGACGCGCCGCCGGAGTGGGGTCGCGGCGGCCGAACCACTGAGGCGAGTGGGGGAGCCCGGCGCGTATCAAGCGCGTCCGAGGGGGCGTGGCCGGAGCGTACCAAGGCGGCGCGGGGGAGCGGGGCCCTGGCGGGAGCGGAGTGTGGGCTCGGCGGTCGGGCGGGCAGCTCCGGCGCGGGGGAGGGCCTGGGAAGACGCGCGAGCAACAACTTCAGGGGGCGTGGCGGGAGCGGGATTCCCTACCAAACGGGGTGGCAGAAGAACGAAGGCGACACCAAGCTGGCCCCTTGCCGGGGTCGGGACGGCGGGAGACCTCATCCGGAGCCCGGGACCCGCAGAGCCGGGAGACCGCGCCAAAAGACATAAGGGAAGAGATGAGGACAGAATAATGGGCCTGGGGACAAGGGAACCCACTAAAAGGGAACCCACTGAGAGTACGGATTGCACCCGAGCTGAAGGGAGAGCTGAAGGTTTGCAGGCGGTGACGTGGCGAGGTGGGCAGGGGACTCCAACTCCCAGCGGCCCCCGCGCGGCTTGGCGGGGGGGCAGCGGTCCACGGAGGCTCCGCCCATTAGTCCCAGCACCCAGGTTCCGCCCGCCGTCCCTGGCTACTCCAAGCCACTCGCCTCGCTCCCCGGCCTTCCGTGGATTCGCTCATTCGCTCTGCTCAAATGAAATGACTGCGTAG